One genomic region from Nymphalis io chromosome 18, ilAglIoxx1.1, whole genome shotgun sequence encodes:
- the LOC126775457 gene encoding TBC1 domain family member whacked, with the protein MSLQKSVKSAGGERADQDNTSICSSVTTQPDRHGFFGGAQYSPEPKRTVSPSTILKREQKWLRMLNNWEAFMSKNYKKVRERCRKGIPASVRPKAWLYLCGGQLLLEKHPEEYEELLQAPGDPKCMEDIRKDLHRQFPYHEMFIREEGLGQQELFCVLKAYSVLNPKVGYFQAQAPVAAFLLMHMPAVQAFWCLVSISDKYLSGYYNPGLEVLQRDGDILHALLRRTAPAVHRHLGKHRVEPVLYATEWFLCALTRTLPWDSLLRVWDCFLCEGVKVLFKAALVILAGALGPAKVRKRAAGLCETLEVLRHPPEGILGEDYLMYHMQRLNLTEEDFEFEHQRQTAKRRAMANRSGS; encoded by the exons ATGTCACTCCAAAAAAGCGTTAAAAGCGCAGGAGGGGAGAGAGCTGACCAGGATAATACATCTATATGTTCATCAGTAACAACGCAGCCTGACCGACATGGTTTTTTTGGTGGAGCTCAGTATAGTCCAGAACC AAAAAGGACTGTATCTCCGAGCACTATACTTAAACGAGAACAAAAATGGCTGCGCATGTTGAATAATTGGGAAGCGTTTATgagcaaaaattataaaaaagtacgtGAGAGATGCCGAAAAG gTATTCCTGCCTCAGTCAGACCGAAAGCCTGGCTTTATCTCTGCGGGGGACAGCTGTTACTGGAGAAACATCCTGAAGAATACGAGGAACTTTTGCAAGCACCAGGTGACCCGAAATGCATGGAAGACATCAGAAAGGATCTCCATAGACAGTTTCCATACCACGAAATGTTTATAAGGGAAGAAGGACTTgg GCAACAAGAATTATTCTGCGTTTTAAAAGCATACTCAGTGCTGAATCCGAAAGTGGGGTATTTCCAAGCGCAGGCGCCGGTCGCTGCGTTCCTGCTGATGCATATGCCAGCGGTGCAGGCGTTCTGGTGTCTCGTCAGCATCAGCGACAAATACCTCAGCGGATATTATAACCCGGGATTagag GTCCTCCAGCGGGACGGCGACATCCTGCACGCACTGCTGCGCCGCACCGCGCCCGCCGTGCACCGCCACCTGGGCAAGCACCGCGTGGAGCCCGTGCTGTACGCCACCGAATGGTTCCTGTGCGCGCTCACCCGCACGCTGCCCTGGGACAGCCTGCTGCGCGTCTGGGACTGCTTCCTCTGCGAGGGCGTCAAG GTTTTATTCAAAGCGGCTTTAGTAATCCTAGCGGGAGCGTTGGGTCCGGCCAAGGTCCGCAAGCGAGCGGCCGGACTCTGCGAGACTCTGGAAGTACTTCGTCATCCGCCCGAGGGGATCCTCGGGGAGGACTACCTCATGTACCACATGCAGCGTCTCAACCTAACCGAGGAGGACTTCGAGTTTGAGCACCAGAGGCAGACCGCCAAACGACGCGCCATGGCCAATAGAag TGGTAGCTGA